From the genome of Malus sylvestris chromosome 6, drMalSylv7.2, whole genome shotgun sequence, one region includes:
- the LOC126626489 gene encoding uncharacterized protein LOC126626489, translated as MAGGNKLHKNDQPSIKYRWYPVGQASSGLPGFVHEESASAISDKVNKQCSRKLLPKPREILSTAELITAVGQIWDCASRPLGFFQPKAHSNQNDGGCQKEVILADIGGEGNDTAPISAKSEYLSVDFRNFGPFPPAIQSSLDFLQVSEKISVFEPCSRSYSHSSFWRFLHDGASVSQESWRGNGLASLEVSYQLGSIYGWMGDMISSGLNCPVKVTEIDNRTGQYCIPGDTVSIAGRSISGDTTSHSEKLAANAENPAVIECYKYHFSSYEKGNLEMDTSTSLSSDYYLSSVGSVGDDSISRTPYSNPYTDYHIDSIVSCNDVFDECHPKTDHHELLGNQKKQSEKYIVQDECKAEICALACEKRRYALPKQEHAFAGALSGVFVSICLHPVDTIKTVVQSCRAEQKSIYDIGKSIVSDRGLTGLYRGIATNIASSAPISAVYTFTYESVKGALLPLFPKEYCSFAHCMAGGCASVATSFIFTPSERIKQQMQVGSHYHSCWNAFVGIIRKGGLPSLYAGWGAVLCRNVPHSIVKFYTYESLKQFMLSPKEAGVQPTTLQTLVCGGIAGSTAALFTTPFDVVKTRLQTQIPGSMSQYNGVIHALQEIGKNEGLQGLYRGLTPRLIMYMSQGAIFFASYEFFKRLFSLESPQTDVQRIQYKQKMDNDPVPPSSMPSPSSQASSELHAQHS; from the exons ATGGCAGGGGGCAATAAACTGCATaagaatgatcaaccttcgatcaAATACAGGTGGTACCCAGTTGGTCAGGCATCCTCTGGGCTTCCTGGTTTTGTTCATGAAGAATCTGCCTCCGCCATTTCTGATAAAGTTAATAAGCAATGCAGTAGAAAGTTGCTGCCTAAGCCTCGTGAGATATTGAGCACTGCTGAGCTCATCACAGCAGTTGGCCAGATATGGGATTGTGCAAGTCGTCCTCTTGGTTTTTTTCAACCCAAGGCACATTCAAACCAAAATGACGGTGGCTGTCAGAAGGAGGTTATCTTGGCTGATATAGGTGGGGAAGGAAATGACACGGCACCTATTTCAGCCAAGAGTGAGTACTTGTCTGTTGATTTCAGGAATTTTGGTCCATTTCCACCCGCAATCCAATCGAGTTTAGATTTTCTGCAGGTAAGTGAAAAGATTTCAGTGTTCGAACCTTGCAGTAGAAGTTATTCTCATTCATCATTTTGGAGGTTTTTGCATGATGGTGCGAGTGTGTCTCAAGAATCTTGGAGGGGAAATGGGCTTGCAAGTTTAGAAGTCTCATACCAATTGGGAAGTATATATGGATGGATGGGTGATATGATTTCTTCTGGGTTAAACTGCCCAGTCAAAGTTACTGAGATTGATAACAGAACTGGTCAGTACTGCATTCCAGGAGATACAGTGAGCATTGCAGGCCGATCTATTTCAGGAGATACAACTAGTCATTCAGAGAAATTGGCCGCAAATGCTGAAAATCCTGCTGTAATTGAATGTTACAAATACCATTTTTCATCATATGAGAAGGGAAACTTGGAGATGGATACAAGCACCTCTCTGTCTTCTGATTACTACCTGAGTTCTGTAGGCAGTGTGGGGGATGATAGTATTTCAAGGACCCCATATTCTAATCCATATACTGACTATCATATAGACTCGATTGTTTCCTGTAATGATGTGTTTGACGAATGTCATCCTAAGACAGATCATCATGAACTACTTGGGAACCAAAAGAAACAATCCGAAAAGTATATTGTCCAAGATGAATGCAAGGCAGAGATCTGTGCATTAGCATGTGAAAAGCGTCGTTATGCTCTTCCTAAGCAAGAGCATGCCTTTGCAGGTGCATTGTCTGGAGTATTTGTTAGCATTTGTCTTCATCCTGTTGATACAATTAAGACTGTTGTTCAATCCTGCAGAGCTGAGCAGAAGTCTATATACGACATTGGAAAATCAATTGTGTCTGATAGAG GTTTAACTGGACTTTATCGTGGTATTGCTACCAACATTGCATCATCAGCTCCAATTTCTGCAGTTTATACTTTCACATATGAATCAGTCAAGGGAGCTTTACTTCCTCTTTTTCCAAAG GAGTATTGCTCTTTTGCCCACTGCATGGCAGGCGGTTGTGCAAGCGTTGCTACTTCCTTTATTTTTACTCCTAGTGAGCGTATAAAGCAGCAGATGCAAGTTGGTTCACACTATCACAGCTGCTG GAATGCATTTGTTGGAATCATTCGGAAGGGAGGTTTGCCATCACTGTATGCTGGATGGGGAGCTGTACTATGCAGGAATGTTCCTCACTCAATTGTCAAG TTCTACACATATGAAAGCCTGAAGCAATTTATGCTGTCTCCAAAAGAAGCTGGTGTCCAACCCACCACATTACAAACA CTAGTTTGCGGAGGAATAGCGGGATCTACTGCTGCTTTATTTACAACTCCTTTTGATGTTGTGAAGACAAGATTGCAGACTCAG ATTCCGGGGTCTATGAGCCAGTATAATGGTGTGATTCATGCCCTTCAAGAAATAGGAAAGAATGAAGGTCTGCAAGGCCTCTACAG GGGATTGACTCCGAGATTGATTATGTATATGTCTCAAGGAGCGATCTTCTTTGCGTCGTATGAATTTTTCAAGAGATTGTTCTCTTTGGAGAGTCCCCAAACCGATGTTCAAAGAATTCAATACAAGCAAAAGATGGACAATGATCCAGTGCCGCCATCATCAATGCCATCACCATCTTCACAAGCATCATCTGAACTGCATGCTCAACATTCATGA